One Planctomycetaceae bacterium genomic window, GCCGGGCCATCAAGGCCTTCAAGAAGCGCGTCTCGCTGACGATGCTCGACGAGGAATCGAAGCTCGGCCACAGCCCGCTGACCAAGGGCGTCGACAGCCGCACGTCGCACGCGATCGCCCCGCCGACGGAGTTTCCCGCCGAGGTCTGGCGGGAGCTCGTGCGGCAGGGAAGGCTCAAGTACATCGGGCACGGGCTCTACGAGCTGGTGAAAGAGGATCATGACTGAGCGACACGACCTATCACGCCTGCCGGTGGTGCGGCTGAAATACGCTGAATACGGCCCCTTCCTCTTCCGCAATATGGTCGGCTTCGTCGACAACCGCACCAAGGACGGCGACCTGGTGGCCGTCATGGACAAGAACGGAAAGCCCTTCGGCTTTGGGTTCTACAACTCGCGTTCGCAGATCGCCCTGCGGATGGTGAGTTTCGGCCCCGAGGGCGTCGACGAGTCGGTCGTGCCGCGGCGGATTTCGCGGGCGGTGGCGCTGCGGCGCGAGCTGCTGGGCCTGGATGAAACGACCGACGCCTATCGCCTGGTGCATTCCGAGGGCGACGGCCTGAGCGGCCTGGTGGCTGACCGGTTCGGCAAGTACGTCGCGATCGAGTTGTTCAGCAAGGCGATGTTCCGCCGCCTGGAGCCGATCCAGGCCGCCATCGCCGCGGCGTGCCCGGGCGTCGAGGAGTTCGTCGTCCGCGCCGACGACGAGATCTGCCGCCTGGAAGGCTTCCGCCTGCCGCCGCCGGCCGAAGGGCGCGTCACGACGATCACCGAAAACGGCGTCAAGTTCGAGGTGGATCTTTCCGGCGGGCACAAGACCGGATTCTTCTGCGACCAGCGCGACAACCGCCTGGCGCTGACCGACTTCACCGCCGGCAAGAGCGTGCTGGACTGCTGCTGCTACAGTGCGGGGTTCTCATGCTACGCCGCAGGCGTCGGCAAAGCCGCCAGCGTGACCGCTGTCGATATCGACGAGGGCGCTCTTGCGACAGCGAAGCGTAACATGAAGCACAACCGCCTGAAGTTCGACCTCAAGCAGTCCGACGCCTTCGAGTTCCTGCGCCTGGCGCAGCGCGACAAGCGACAGTGGGACGTGGTGGTGCTCGACCCGTCCAAGTTCGTGCCCTCGCGCGAGGAGATGGAACGCGGCCTGCGGAAATACCGCGACCTGAACTCGCTGGCGGCCGGCGTCGTCGCACCCGGCGGGGTGCTGCTGACGTGTTCGTGCAGCGGGCTGGTGGGCCTCGATCAATTCATCGAGGTCGTCGCCCGGGCCTCGCACATGGCCCGGCGCGGCGTGCAGATCTTCCGGAGCAGCGGCGCGGGGGCAGATCACCCGGTGATGGCCGACGCTCCGCAGAGTTCGTACCTCAAGGCCATCTGGGCGCGGGTGGAATGATTCTGATTTCGGATTTGCGATTGCGGATTTCGGATTAGGAATATCGAATTGTTCTTTAATCCGCAATCCGAAATCCCCAATCCGCAATCCCCACTATGCATCCTGCGTCGTGCGGATGATGATGTCGTCTTGTTGCGTGCGGTCGAGGGACGTGAACTTCGCGCAGAACCCGCCCACGCGAACCACCAGGTTTTCATGTGCGGTGGGGTCCTGCTGGGCGGCCAGCAGCGTCTCGCGCCCGACGACGTTGACTTGGAGTTGCTGCCCGCCCAGGCGGAAGTACGTGGCGAACAAGTCGGCGACCTTACGATAGCCTTCCTCGCCGCGGCCATGGTCGAAGATCGACGGGCTGAGCTTGACGTTGAGGCACATCGCGCTGGTCCCAAGATTCTGCGGCAGACGTGCCACCGATCGCAGCAGCGAGGTGGGCCCCGACACATCGGCGCCCTGTGCCGCCCCGATCGAGTCGGCCACAGGCTTGCCCGTGTGGCGTCCGTCGGCTGTCGCGCCCAGACCCTGCCCATACCCGATGGCGCGGTTGAAGACGATCACGCCGCCGCTGTACGACCCGCCACGCCACGTGCCGATGCGCCGCAGGCAGCGGAAGTAGCACTCCAGCGCCCAGGCGGCGCAGGCGTCTACGCTCTCGATGTCGTTGCCGAACTTGCCCACGCGACGGGCGGCTTCCTGTCGCAGCGGCTCGTGGTCGGACCAGTCGCGATCCAGCACGGCGACCAGTTCCGCCAGCGTCAGGTGCCGCCGCTTGAAGACCAGTTCATCGATGGCGGCCAGTGAATCGCCCGTGTTGGCGATGCCCTGGGTGAGGAACTGTCCGTGATTGTAGAGCGGCCCGCCGCGTTTGATGTCGCGCCCCCGCTCGATGCACGGCTCGATGAACAGCGAGCGGAAGAGGTGCGGGCCGGTCCGCGCGTGCGTCTGCTGAAAGAGGTTGGCGTGGCGCGTGAGGATTCCCGTCACATGCTCGATCTGCCGCGCGAGCTGGGTCTGGAGAGTCGCCATGTCCGCGATCTGGTCGGCCGGCAGCGTTTCGGCGCCGACGAGTTTGCCCGTGACGGCGCTGCGCCCGGCGTGCAGGGCAAGCTCCAGGCATTTGGCCAGGTTCAACTCGCCGTCTTCGAGGCCCATGTGGCTCAGGCCCTGGATGTCGACCTGCGCGCAGCCGTTCATGGCGTAGTTGCGGGCGTGTTCGAGCGGGATGCCCAACTCGCACAGCGCCGGCACGAGCACCTCGTCGTTATAAAGAGCCGGCATGCCCGAGCCGCCGGCGATGACCTTCACGCAGCGCGCCATCAGCGCCGGATCGCTGCCGGAGAACAACCGCACCGAAAGGTTCGGCGCCTCGCGGCCGTGCTGGGCCTGAAGGTCCAGAAAGAGGTACGTCAACTCGTTGGCCGCGTCGCGCCCGTCGGGAGTCTGGCCGCCCAGGCACACGTTCCAGCTTCGGCAGGCGATGAACTTCTTCCACAGCGCGTCGAGGATCGGCCACGCCAGCCGCTGCCGCACGGCGGGGCTGTCAGCCAGCCTCATGTAATACGGATGCAGGAACTGGTCGATGCGACCGGGCGAGTCCGTGCCGTCGAGGGCATGGATCATCCAGAACAGTTGGACCGCCTCGAAAAAGTCGCGAGGCCGCTCGCTGCTGATGTGGCGGCAGGCGTCGGCGATGCGCTGCAGACCGAGCTTCTCCGCGGCTGCGGCGTGATGGGCGATATACGCCGAGATGCCGTCGCATATGTGAAGCAGCGCCGCATACCAGTCGGCGCTGACGGCCGCGGCGCGCGAGGCGTGGGCGGCGATCCAGGCCTTGAGGCCGCTGATCCCGTCGCGCAGGACGCGGTCGTAGCCGAGAATCGCGTGCCCGCCCCAGACGCCGCCCCAGCCCAGCGACGGCTCGGAGAGCGTCTGCAGCTCTGCGGGGGTGAACTGCTCCAGGCGAACCTGGTTGAACACGGCCCCGGTGGTGCGCGGGTTCCATAGCGCGATGGTCTCGCGGGCCTCGTTCTCCCACTCGCTGCCACGCAATTCCTGAGGCACTTCCCACGCGCAGCCCAACCCGCCTATGCTCAGCGACACCAGTGACCGTGAGTGCGGCATGGCCGCCAGCACATCGTCGCCGGCGACGATCGGCTGGCGCGCGGCAAACTCGGCGCCCAGCGCGCGGCCGAGGGCTTCATCGGGCCCAGCGCAGTCGAGCAGCGCGCGTGCGTGCTCTCGCGAGAAGGCAAAGTATTCCAGAGGATTGATGCTCATGGGTCCTTTTCCAGTCCGCCGCCGGATGCGGTGGCACATTATACCCGACGTTGCGTTGGTTG contains:
- a CDS encoding class I SAM-dependent rRNA methyltransferase, coding for MTERHDLSRLPVVRLKYAEYGPFLFRNMVGFVDNRTKDGDLVAVMDKNGKPFGFGFYNSRSQIALRMVSFGPEGVDESVVPRRISRAVALRRELLGLDETTDAYRLVHSEGDGLSGLVADRFGKYVAIELFSKAMFRRLEPIQAAIAAACPGVEEFVVRADDEICRLEGFRLPPPAEGRVTTITENGVKFEVDLSGGHKTGFFCDQRDNRLALTDFTAGKSVLDCCCYSAGFSCYAAGVGKAASVTAVDIDEGALATAKRNMKHNRLKFDLKQSDAFEFLRLAQRDKRQWDVVVLDPSKFVPSREEMERGLRKYRDLNSLAAGVVAPGGVLLTCSCSGLVGLDQFIEVVARASHMARRGVQIFRSSGAGADHPVMADAPQSSYLKAIWARVE
- a CDS encoding pyruvate formate lyase family protein; protein product: MSINPLEYFAFSREHARALLDCAGPDEALGRALGAEFAARQPIVAGDDVLAAMPHSRSLVSLSIGGLGCAWEVPQELRGSEWENEARETIALWNPRTTGAVFNQVRLEQFTPAELQTLSEPSLGWGGVWGGHAILGYDRVLRDGISGLKAWIAAHASRAAAVSADWYAALLHICDGISAYIAHHAAAAEKLGLQRIADACRHISSERPRDFFEAVQLFWMIHALDGTDSPGRIDQFLHPYYMRLADSPAVRQRLAWPILDALWKKFIACRSWNVCLGGQTPDGRDAANELTYLFLDLQAQHGREAPNLSVRLFSGSDPALMARCVKVIAGGSGMPALYNDEVLVPALCELGIPLEHARNYAMNGCAQVDIQGLSHMGLEDGELNLAKCLELALHAGRSAVTGKLVGAETLPADQIADMATLQTQLARQIEHVTGILTRHANLFQQTHARTGPHLFRSLFIEPCIERGRDIKRGGPLYNHGQFLTQGIANTGDSLAAIDELVFKRRHLTLAELVAVLDRDWSDHEPLRQEAARRVGKFGNDIESVDACAAWALECYFRCLRRIGTWRGGSYSGGVIVFNRAIGYGQGLGATADGRHTGKPVADSIGAAQGADVSGPTSLLRSVARLPQNLGTSAMCLNVKLSPSIFDHGRGEEGYRKVADLFATYFRLGGQQLQVNVVGRETLLAAQQDPTAHENLVVRVGGFCAKFTSLDRTQQDDIIIRTTQDA